A single Brevundimonas sp. M20 DNA region contains:
- a CDS encoding tyrosine-protein phosphatase, with protein MIDLHCHILPGIDDGAPDLETALAMARMAVADGITVTACTPHMMPGYYENTSDGVRAAVVALQAELDKAGIALRLVTGADVHLVPGLASGLRDGSKLTLADTRYFLFEPPHNTAPPRMADAVFDCMAAGFHPLITHPERLRWIEEQYDLMVRMAQAGAWMQITAGSVTGRFGKRTQYWAERMLDEGIVHILATDAHNLRSRSPVLSEAVQAVADRLGEQAAKDMVLTRPLAVLENATPASVPSAVGVSRPTSRPGFFKRLFKAA; from the coding sequence GTGATCGACCTCCACTGCCATATCCTGCCCGGGATCGACGACGGCGCGCCCGATCTGGAGACCGCGCTGGCGATGGCCCGCATGGCCGTCGCCGACGGAATCACCGTGACCGCCTGCACCCCGCACATGATGCCGGGCTATTACGAGAACACCTCGGACGGCGTCCGCGCCGCTGTGGTCGCCCTGCAGGCCGAACTGGACAAGGCCGGCATTGCCCTGCGCCTTGTCACCGGGGCCGATGTGCATCTGGTGCCCGGTCTGGCGTCAGGACTGCGCGACGGATCAAAGCTGACGCTCGCCGACACCCGCTACTTCCTGTTCGAGCCGCCCCACAACACCGCCCCGCCGCGCATGGCCGACGCCGTGTTCGACTGTATGGCCGCGGGCTTCCATCCCCTGATCACCCATCCCGAGCGCCTGCGCTGGATCGAGGAACAGTACGACCTGATGGTCCGGATGGCCCAAGCTGGCGCATGGATGCAGATCACCGCCGGTTCCGTCACCGGTCGCTTCGGCAAACGCACCCAATACTGGGCCGAGCGCATGCTGGACGAGGGGATCGTGCACATTCTGGCGACCGACGCCCACAACCTTCGCAGCCGCTCTCCGGTCCTGTCAGAGGCGGTTCAGGCCGTCGCGGACCGCCTCGGCGAACAGGCTGCGAAAGACATGGTGTTGACCCGACCCCTCGCCGTGCTGGAAAACGCTACGCCCGCTTCGGTCCCGTCCGCGGTCGGCGTCTCCCGTCCGACCTCCCGGCCGGGCTTCTTCAAACGGCTGTTCAAGGCCGCCTGA
- a CDS encoding AGE family epimerase/isomerase — protein sequence MKIYPVIMCGGAGSRLWPASRPGRPKQFLPLTGARTLFQETVLRVSPLAGEGDVVVVAGLGHADAIAAELNAIGVEATILLEPEARDSGPAMAAAAAFIQRRDPDGVAAIIASDHHIPDAEAFRAAVRTAADEAARGRIVTLGVTPTWPSPAYGYISPEGVGLSPVKRFVEKPDAATAARYLADGFLWNSGNFIVSAAALMDELARYAPGIGDAARAALPTDLAGPLVRLTDAFRTAPRISIDYAVMEKSDRTSVLPVAFEWSDVGAWDSVLATGAGHTGLHIGVDSDNTLVRAADGMVVATLGVSNIAVIAENDAVLVCDLSRSQDVKLVVDRVKAEAPRHADVPETGETAPYRRFGDWMRTAALPLWATLGTHADGAFVETLTLEGRPVESRRRARVQTRQIYVFARAGAQGWTGPWRDRVESGLARFLDAYLRPDGAVRNALNADGSVLDDGVVLYEQAFTLLALSAVHAAGIETNRCEAQATILLDRLFAQRLPNGGWKEAGDHPYQANANMHLFEAAQAWAARGVDPRWNDIADSLAELALTRFIDAEGGFLREFFNADWRPAPGDDGRLVEPGHQFEWAWLLSRHALNRGDARAMTAAKRLYLHGLRGVDPRRGVAVDELDDSLQVRSARARLWPQTEWLRAALAFAELAEGSEREQRLSEARKAMAGLALYLRPNGAWRDKLEPAGAFTDEPAPASSLYHIVGAFDQVCVAAQAGIVSDAPTGLN from the coding sequence ATGAAAATCTATCCGGTGATCATGTGCGGAGGCGCCGGTTCGCGCCTTTGGCCCGCGTCGCGTCCCGGACGGCCCAAGCAGTTCCTGCCCCTGACCGGCGCCCGGACCCTGTTCCAGGAGACGGTGTTGCGGGTTTCCCCCCTCGCGGGTGAGGGCGACGTGGTCGTGGTCGCGGGTCTGGGCCACGCCGACGCCATCGCCGCCGAACTCAACGCCATCGGTGTCGAGGCCACCATCCTGCTGGAGCCCGAAGCCCGGGATTCAGGACCGGCCATGGCCGCCGCCGCCGCCTTTATCCAGCGCCGCGATCCGGACGGCGTCGCCGCCATCATCGCGTCCGACCACCATATTCCCGACGCCGAGGCCTTCCGCGCCGCCGTCCGCACCGCCGCGGACGAGGCCGCGCGCGGCCGGATCGTCACCCTGGGCGTCACACCGACCTGGCCCTCCCCGGCCTATGGCTACATCAGCCCCGAGGGCGTGGGCCTGTCGCCGGTCAAACGCTTTGTCGAAAAGCCCGACGCCGCGACCGCCGCCCGCTATCTGGCCGACGGCTTCCTGTGGAACAGCGGAAACTTCATCGTCTCCGCCGCCGCGTTGATGGACGAACTCGCCCGGTACGCGCCCGGCATCGGAGACGCCGCCCGCGCGGCCCTGCCCACAGACCTGGCCGGTCCGCTGGTCCGCCTGACCGACGCCTTCCGCACCGCGCCGCGCATTTCCATCGACTATGCGGTGATGGAGAAGAGCGACCGCACCTCCGTCCTGCCCGTGGCCTTCGAATGGTCCGATGTCGGCGCCTGGGACTCCGTTCTCGCCACCGGGGCCGGACACACCGGCCTGCATATCGGGGTCGACAGCGATAACACCCTTGTCCGCGCCGCCGACGGCATGGTCGTGGCGACGCTGGGCGTCTCCAACATCGCGGTCATCGCCGAGAATGACGCCGTTCTGGTCTGCGATCTGTCTCGGTCCCAGGACGTCAAGCTGGTGGTGGATCGGGTCAAGGCCGAGGCCCCGCGCCACGCCGATGTGCCGGAAACCGGCGAGACCGCTCCCTACCGACGCTTCGGCGACTGGATGCGCACCGCCGCCCTGCCGCTGTGGGCGACGCTCGGAACCCACGCCGACGGAGCCTTCGTCGAGACCCTGACGCTGGAGGGCCGTCCGGTCGAAAGCCGCCGCCGCGCCCGTGTGCAGACCCGCCAGATCTACGTCTTCGCCCGCGCCGGCGCCCAAGGCTGGACCGGCCCCTGGCGGGACCGGGTCGAAAGCGGCCTGGCCCGTTTCCTCGACGCCTATCTGCGCCCCGACGGCGCGGTTCGGAACGCCCTGAACGCCGACGGTTCGGTGCTGGACGACGGCGTCGTCCTGTACGAACAGGCCTTCACCCTGCTGGCGCTGTCCGCCGTCCACGCCGCCGGGATCGAGACCAACCGCTGCGAGGCGCAGGCGACGATCCTTCTGGATCGCCTGTTTGCTCAGCGCCTGCCGAACGGCGGCTGGAAGGAAGCGGGAGACCATCCGTACCAGGCCAACGCCAACATGCACCTGTTCGAGGCGGCGCAGGCCTGGGCCGCGCGCGGCGTCGATCCGCGCTGGAACGACATCGCCGACAGCCTGGCTGAACTGGCCCTGACCCGGTTCATTGACGCCGAGGGCGGCTTCCTGCGCGAGTTCTTCAACGCTGACTGGCGCCCCGCGCCGGGCGACGACGGCCGACTGGTCGAGCCGGGTCACCAGTTCGAATGGGCCTGGTTGCTGTCGCGCCATGCCCTGAACCGGGGCGACGCGCGCGCCATGACGGCGGCGAAGCGTCTCTATCTCCACGGCCTGCGCGGCGTTGATCCCCGCCGGGGCGTGGCGGTCGATGAACTGGATGACAGCCTGCAGGTCCGCAGCGCCCGCGCCCGACTGTGGCCCCAGACAGAATGGCTGCGCGCGGCGCTGGCCTTCGCGGAACTGGCCGAGGGGTCGGAGCGCGAACAACGCCTGTCCGAGGCCCGCAAGGCCATGGCCGGGCTGGCCCTCTACCTGCGGCCGAACGGCGCATGGCGCGACAAGCTGGAGCCCGCGGGCGCCTTCACAGACGAACCCGCGCCGGCCAGTTCGCTCTATCACATCGTCGGCGCCTTCGATCAGGTGTGCGTCGCCGCGCAGGCGGGCATTGTCAGTGATGCGCCGACCGGTTTGAACTAA